The following are from one region of the Mycolicibacterium diernhoferi genome:
- a CDS encoding F0F1 ATP synthase subunit B, with protein sequence MDQLTVSIVAAEEGGGTSNFLIPNGTFFAVLLIFLITLAVIWKWVVPPISKVLAEREAMLAKTAADSRKSAEQVAAAQADYDKAMAGARAEASALRDEARSAGRQVVDSKRAEASGEVAETVRQANEKLSQQGSAAQAELASSVDGLSATLASRILGVDVNSGRNK encoded by the coding sequence ATGGACCAACTGACCGTATCTATCGTGGCCGCGGAAGAGGGCGGTGGGACCAGTAACTTCCTGATCCCCAACGGCACCTTTTTCGCTGTGCTGCTCATTTTCTTGATCACGCTCGCCGTGATCTGGAAGTGGGTGGTGCCGCCGATCAGCAAGGTGCTCGCCGAGCGCGAGGCCATGCTGGCCAAAACCGCTGCTGACAGCCGCAAGTCGGCCGAACAGGTGGCAGCCGCTCAGGCCGACTACGACAAGGCGATGGCGGGCGCGCGCGCCGAGGCATCGGCGCTTCGTGACGAGGCCCGCAGCGCCGGCCGTCAGGTCGTCGACTCGAAGCGGGCCGAGGCCAGCGGCGAGGTCGCCGAGACGGTACGCCAGGCCAACGAGAAGCTGTCCCAGCAGGGTTCAGCTGCTCAAGCCGAGCTTGCTTCGTCGGTGGATGGCCTGTCGGCCACCCTGGCCAGCCGCATCCTCGGCGTCGACGTGAATTCGGGACGGAACAAGTA
- a CDS encoding ATP synthase subunit I — protein sequence MTTPAQDAPLVFPSVAFRPLRLLIVCVALTAVAVAAAGFVGNIFFGVFFGLGLGLGLLNALLVRRAVESITMQDHPLKKKMAINSATRLLVITAVALVVAIFFKAHGGIAVLFGLAIFQALLVMSTSIPVLKKIRSNGLDVEDVSASDSKD from the coding sequence GTGACGACGCCAGCGCAGGACGCGCCCTTGGTGTTCCCTTCCGTCGCCTTTCGTCCGTTGCGGCTCCTGATCGTCTGCGTGGCGCTCACCGCTGTGGCCGTTGCGGCCGCCGGTTTCGTCGGCAACATCTTCTTCGGTGTGTTCTTCGGCCTCGGACTCGGCCTCGGTCTGCTCAACGCGCTGCTGGTGCGTCGGGCCGTCGAGTCGATCACGATGCAGGACCACCCACTCAAGAAGAAAATGGCCATCAACTCCGCCACGCGACTGTTGGTGATCACCGCAGTCGCATTGGTGGTGGCCATCTTCTTCAAGGCACACGGCGGAATTGCGGTGCTGTTCGGGCTGGCTATCTTCCAGGCACTGCTGGTGATGAGCACCAGCATCCCGGTGCTGAAGAAGATCCGCTCCAACGGCTTGGACGTCGAAGACGTCTCCGCATCGGATTCGAAGGATTGA
- a CDS encoding glycosyltransferase family 4 protein, with translation MVSEPVFLAEGLLALSDRGAGVPLRELALVGLAAAIITYFATGWVRVLALRIGAVAYPRERDVHVQPTPRMGGLAIYLGVVVAVVLASQLPALNRGFVYSTGMPAVVVAGGLIMLVGLIDDRWGLDALTKFAGQITAASVLVTMGVAWSVLYIPIGGVGTIVLDQVTSILLTLALTVSIVNAMNFVDGLDGLAAGLGLITALAICIFSVGLLRDHGGDVLFYPPAIISVVLAGACLGFLPHNFHRAKIFMGDSGSMLIGLMLAAASTTAAGPISQNAYGARDVFALLSPFLLVVAVMFVPALDMLLAIVRRTRAGKSPFSPDKMHLHHRLLQIGHSHRRVVLLIYLWVGIVALGAASSIFFDPRQTLAVMLAAILVAGVVTLIPLLRGRNRPVQEP, from the coding sequence GTGGTGAGCGAACCGGTCTTCCTGGCTGAGGGTCTGCTCGCCCTGTCCGACCGCGGCGCCGGCGTACCGCTGCGCGAACTCGCGCTCGTCGGGCTGGCCGCCGCGATCATCACCTACTTCGCCACCGGCTGGGTGCGGGTGCTGGCCCTGCGCATCGGTGCGGTGGCCTACCCGCGCGAACGCGATGTGCACGTGCAGCCCACACCACGGATGGGTGGGCTGGCCATCTATCTCGGGGTGGTCGTCGCGGTGGTGCTGGCATCGCAGCTGCCCGCGCTCAACCGGGGCTTCGTGTACTCGACCGGGATGCCCGCCGTGGTGGTCGCCGGCGGGCTCATCATGCTGGTCGGCCTCATCGACGACCGGTGGGGCCTGGACGCCCTGACCAAATTCGCCGGTCAGATCACCGCTGCCAGCGTGCTGGTCACCATGGGCGTCGCGTGGAGCGTGCTCTACATCCCGATCGGTGGGGTCGGCACCATCGTGCTGGACCAGGTGACCTCGATCCTGCTGACACTGGCGTTGACGGTGTCGATCGTCAACGCGATGAACTTCGTCGACGGCCTGGACGGGTTGGCCGCCGGGTTGGGCCTGATCACCGCGCTGGCCATCTGCATCTTCTCCGTCGGCCTGCTGCGCGATCACGGCGGCGACGTGTTGTTCTACCCGCCGGCGATCATCTCGGTGGTGCTGGCCGGCGCCTGTCTGGGCTTCCTTCCGCACAACTTCCACCGGGCCAAGATCTTCATGGGGGACTCCGGCTCGATGCTCATCGGGTTGATGCTCGCGGCGGCGTCGACGACCGCGGCGGGCCCGATCTCGCAGAACGCCTACGGCGCCCGCGACGTCTTCGCGCTGCTGTCCCCGTTCCTGCTGGTGGTCGCGGTGATGTTCGTGCCCGCGCTGGACATGCTGTTGGCGATCGTGCGCCGGACCCGCGCCGGCAAGAGCCCGTTCAGCCCGGACAAGATGCATCTGCACCACCGGCTGCTGCAGATCGGGCATTCCCACCGCCGCGTCGTCCTGCTGATCTACCTATGGGTGGGCATCGTCGCGCTGGGCGCGGCGAGTTCCATCTTCTTCGATCCCCGCCAGACCTTGGCCGTGATGCTCGCGGCGATTCTGGTCGCCGGGGTGGTGACACTGATCCCGCTGTTGCGAGGCCGGAACCGTCCGGTCCAGGAACCGTAG
- a CDS encoding F0F1 ATP synthase subunit C: protein MELDPNAIITAGALIGGGLIMGGGAIGAGIGDGIAGNALISGIARQPEAQGRLFTPFFITVGLVEAAYFINLAFMALFVFATPGLQ, encoded by the coding sequence ATGGAACTCGATCCCAACGCCATCATCACTGCTGGCGCGCTGATCGGTGGCGGTCTGATCATGGGTGGCGGTGCCATCGGCGCCGGTATCGGTGACGGCATCGCGGGTAACGCGCTGATCTCCGGCATCGCCCGGCAGCCCGAGGCCCAGGGCCGGCTGTTCACCCCGTTCTTCATCACCGTCGGTCTGGTGGAAGCCGCATACTTCATCAACCTGGCCTTCATGGCGCTGTTCGTCTTCGCCACGCCGGGCCTGCAGTAG
- the atpB gene encoding F0F1 ATP synthase subunit A — protein MTETVLAAEEGGAAIHVGHHTMVFELFGMTFNGDTILATAITALIIIGLAFYLKSKVTSTGVPGGVQLFWEALTIQMRQQIEGSIGMKVAPFVLPLAVALFAFILISNWLAVLPWQYGGADGAAAELYKPPASDINFVLALALFVFICYHAAGFWRRGLVGHPVAVVKGHVAFLAPINIVEELAKPISLALRLFGNIFAGGILVALIAMFPWYIQWAPNAIWKTFDLFVGLIQAFIFSLLTILYFSQSMEVHDDHDEKAPAH, from the coding sequence ATGACTGAGACTGTGCTCGCCGCCGAAGAGGGTGGCGCTGCCATCCACGTCGGACACCACACGATGGTGTTCGAGTTGTTCGGCATGACCTTCAACGGTGACACCATCCTCGCGACCGCGATCACCGCGCTGATCATCATCGGCCTGGCGTTCTACCTGAAGTCCAAGGTCACCTCGACCGGTGTTCCCGGTGGCGTGCAGCTGTTCTGGGAGGCGCTGACCATCCAGATGCGCCAGCAGATCGAGGGGTCGATCGGCATGAAGGTCGCCCCCTTCGTGCTGCCGCTGGCGGTCGCGCTGTTCGCCTTCATCCTGATCTCGAACTGGCTGGCGGTGTTGCCCTGGCAGTACGGCGGCGCCGACGGTGCGGCCGCCGAGCTCTACAAGCCGCCGGCCTCGGACATCAACTTCGTGCTGGCCCTGGCGCTGTTCGTGTTCATCTGCTACCACGCAGCCGGCTTCTGGCGCCGTGGTCTGGTCGGCCACCCGGTGGCCGTCGTCAAGGGCCACGTGGCCTTCCTGGCGCCGATCAACATCGTCGAGGAACTGGCCAAGCCGATCTCGCTGGCACTCCGACTTTTCGGCAACATCTTCGCCGGCGGCATCCTGGTCGCGCTGATCGCGATGTTCCCCTGGTACATCCAGTGGGCACCCAACGCCATCTGGAAGACCTTCGACCTGTTCGTCGGTCTGATCCAGGCCTTCATCTTCTCGCTGCTGACGATCCTGTACTTCAGCCAGTCGATGGAAGTTCACGACGACCACGACGAAAAAGCACCCGCGCACTAA